Proteins encoded within one genomic window of Calditrichota bacterium:
- a CDS encoding PAS domain S-box protein has translation MQQAEQVSPGVAAAGEIALGAAIADFNQAMASITSAHRELSQRIAELDLQLAQRNAELAQNLIETQRLKTYLNHILDSMSNCVVVVDRLGTITLVNRAAERLTGYRAEEIVGRQYEEVFCSCTSDAFTPLQVLKSAAGSSEGDKEILSKCGRRLPVKFAISRLTTPQGDVLGAIEVFSDLTAVRALEEERRRVSVLSALTEMAAVVAHEIRNPLQGIAGYAALLSQDLPADDARNTMAQQIQEGVQRLDEIVNNLLLLVRPGKPALAPLDLTSFLREQVASCRKRLSSHSNVLIQEDLPARPVMTNADPLLLERALSNIVSNALQAMPQGGTLRIALTESLPGQRRPSLCQILIADTGVGMSRATMDRLFTPFFTTKERGAGLGLAIAKNLISFHQGEIIVRSSEGRGTTVTILLPVRRGLHG, from the coding sequence ATGCAACAGGCAGAACAGGTGAGCCCGGGCGTGGCGGCAGCGGGGGAAATCGCGCTGGGGGCGGCGATTGCCGACTTTAACCAGGCTATGGCCTCTATCACGAGTGCCCATCGCGAGCTGAGCCAACGCATTGCCGAGCTCGACCTGCAGTTGGCGCAGCGCAATGCGGAACTGGCACAAAACCTCATCGAAACGCAGCGCCTCAAGACCTACCTCAACCATATTTTGGACAGCATGTCGAACTGCGTGGTGGTCGTTGACCGGCTGGGCACCATCACCTTGGTTAACCGAGCAGCGGAGCGGCTTACCGGTTACAGGGCAGAAGAGATAGTGGGCAGGCAGTACGAGGAAGTATTCTGCTCCTGTACCTCGGATGCCTTTACGCCGCTCCAGGTGTTGAAGTCTGCGGCGGGGAGCAGCGAGGGCGACAAGGAGATCCTCAGCAAATGCGGGCGCCGCCTGCCGGTCAAGTTCGCCATCTCGCGCCTGACCACGCCACAAGGGGATGTGCTGGGTGCCATAGAGGTGTTCAGCGATCTGACGGCCGTGCGTGCGCTGGAAGAGGAGCGGCGCCGGGTGAGCGTGCTTTCCGCCTTGACCGAGATGGCGGCCGTTGTGGCGCACGAAATCCGCAACCCTCTGCAGGGGATCGCTGGCTATGCCGCGCTCCTGAGCCAGGATCTGCCGGCCGACGATGCACGCAATACGATGGCACAACAGATTCAGGAGGGCGTGCAGCGCCTGGACGAAATCGTCAATAATCTCCTGCTCCTGGTGCGGCCTGGCAAGCCAGCCCTTGCTCCTCTTGATCTGACCTCCTTCCTCCGTGAGCAGGTGGCCTCGTGCCGCAAGCGTCTGTCCTCGCACAGCAACGTCCTGATCCAAGAGGATTTGCCGGCTCGCCCGGTTATGACGAACGCCGACCCGCTGCTGTTGGAGCGCGCATTGAGCAACATCGTGAGCAATGCCCTGCAGGCGATGCCGCAGGGCGGCACTCTGCGCATTGCGCTGACGGAAAGCCTACCTGGTCAGCGGCGCCCCTCGCTCTGCCAGATTCTCATCGCCGATACCGGCGTGGGCATGTCCCGGGCCACGATGGACCGCCTCTTCACTCCTTTTTTCACCACTAAGGAACGCGGCGCAGGTCTGGGCCTCGCCATCGCCAAGAATCTCATCTCCTTCCACCAAGGCGAGATCATCGTGCGAAGCAGCGAGGGGCGAGGCACCACGGTGACCATTCTCCTTCCTGTGCGGCGAGGTCTGCATGGCTAA
- the pckA gene encoding phosphoenolpyruvate carboxykinase (ATP) translates to MKYLEFDTPASKQAKELASDYGLSNHGLTYLDRVYWNLPEAALYEEAIFRNEAHVLDQGPLVVHTGKHTARAAADKFIVREASTEDRIWWGEYNRPLSAAKFHEILARVQAYCQGEELFVQDCYVCADPNYRMPIRIITEKAWQSLFVRNMFLTTTNIEELKHFVPEFTVIAVTGFKVDPRVDGTRTETAIILNFGERLGIIANTLYGGEIKKSVFTLLNFLLTFEDVLPMHCSANVGSKGDVALFFGLSGTGKTTLSADPRRRLIGDDEHGWSAEGVFNFEGGCYAKVIRLSPEHEPQIWAATRRFGTILENVVYDPVSRRMDLDDDMITENTRACYPVEFIPNIVPEGYVRSHPKNVIFLTCDASGVMPPIARLTPEQAQYHFISGYTSKIAGTEIGLGIEPQITFSTCFGAPFMVRHPFEYGEMLKKRLLQHKAQCWLVNTGWVGGRFGVGKRISIRHTRNLLNAALEGKLDQVEYRKDRIFGFEVPVTCPDVPDDVLDPASSWGDKDEYWKKYDALAARFIENFKLFASGCSQEVRDAGPKRLAQV, encoded by the coding sequence ATGAAGTACCTGGAGTTCGACACACCGGCAAGCAAGCAGGCGAAAGAGCTCGCCTCCGACTATGGGCTCAGCAACCACGGGCTGACGTATCTTGACAGAGTGTATTGGAACCTCCCCGAGGCGGCTCTGTACGAGGAAGCCATATTCCGCAACGAGGCGCATGTGCTCGACCAGGGCCCGTTGGTGGTGCACACCGGCAAGCATACGGCGCGCGCGGCGGCTGACAAGTTCATCGTGCGGGAAGCCTCCACGGAGGATCGCATCTGGTGGGGCGAGTACAACCGGCCGCTCAGTGCCGCCAAATTCCACGAAATTCTTGCCAGGGTGCAGGCCTACTGCCAGGGGGAGGAGCTGTTCGTGCAGGACTGCTACGTGTGCGCTGACCCGAACTATCGGATGCCCATCCGCATCATCACCGAGAAAGCCTGGCAGAGCCTGTTCGTGCGCAACATGTTCCTGACCACCACGAACATCGAAGAGCTGAAGCACTTCGTCCCCGAATTTACGGTGATTGCGGTCACCGGCTTCAAGGTGGACCCTAGGGTGGACGGCACACGCACGGAGACCGCAATCATTCTCAACTTTGGCGAGCGGCTGGGTATCATTGCCAACACCCTTTACGGCGGCGAGATCAAGAAGTCCGTCTTCACCCTGCTCAACTTTCTGCTGACTTTTGAGGACGTGCTGCCCATGCACTGCTCGGCCAACGTGGGCTCGAAGGGCGACGTGGCGCTCTTTTTCGGGCTGAGCGGCACCGGCAAGACGACCCTCTCGGCTGACCCCCGACGCCGCCTGATCGGCGACGATGAGCACGGGTGGAGCGCCGAAGGAGTGTTCAATTTCGAGGGTGGCTGCTATGCCAAGGTCATCCGCCTGTCGCCTGAGCATGAGCCGCAAATCTGGGCGGCCACCAGACGCTTCGGTACCATCTTGGAGAACGTGGTTTACGACCCGGTGTCGCGGCGCATGGACCTCGACGACGACATGATTACGGAAAACACCAGGGCGTGCTACCCGGTGGAGTTCATCCCCAACATTGTACCGGAGGGGTACGTGCGCTCCCACCCGAAGAACGTCATCTTCCTCACCTGCGACGCCTCGGGTGTTATGCCGCCCATCGCGCGTTTGACGCCGGAACAAGCGCAGTACCATTTTATCAGTGGCTACACCTCCAAGATCGCGGGTACGGAGATCGGGCTCGGCATCGAACCGCAGATTACCTTTAGCACCTGTTTTGGCGCGCCGTTCATGGTGCGCCATCCGTTCGAGTACGGGGAGATGCTGAAGAAACGCCTCTTGCAGCACAAGGCGCAGTGCTGGCTGGTGAACACCGGTTGGGTAGGCGGCCGCTTCGGGGTCGGCAAACGCATCAGCATCCGTCATACGCGCAACCTGCTCAACGCCGCCCTGGAGGGCAAGCTGGACCAGGTTGAGTACCGCAAGGACCGCATCTTCGGCTTCGAGGTGCCGGTCACGTGTCCGGATGTGCCAGACGACGTGCTTGACCCCGCCAGCTCGTGGGGCGACAAGGACGAGTATTGGAAGAAGTACGACGCGCTGGCGGCGCGTTTCATAGAGAACTTTAAGCTTTTCGCCAGCGGCTGCTCTCAAGAGGTGCGCGACGCCGGGCCCAAGCGCCTGGCTCAGGTGTAG
- a CDS encoding pyridoxal phosphate-dependent aminotransferase, giving the protein MSLSQVAKTIKASPTLALNEKAAILRDKGEPVIHLGGGEPKSRAPIDAIVAAAAHLNTGEVRYAPADGIPALKKAIIRYTEEHYGRLVAPENVIASGGAKQAIMVALQAILNPQEEVIFPAPYWVSYPDMVRLCQGIPVPVLPEDGTFYPRLQDIEQRVGPYTKAVIINSPNNPTGAMYSEEFIADIVDFCERRNLYLIMDDIYHRLIFDGRKPISCYKYAKDLSENSKLIVINGVSKQYAMTGFRIGWAVANKKLIEAMTNIQGHQTSGPSVLLQVAAVGALNGLQSCVENLRVTLENNRNVMIDRLRSFQGVKVTKPDGTFYCFADFSAYSKDSTKLSNFLIDKVLVLTVPGVEFGLEGYLRLSFCGSIKDITEGIERMKWALDLNSPNELYIGDRKLVRDWA; this is encoded by the coding sequence ATGAGTCTCAGTCAAGTTGCCAAGACGATCAAAGCGTCGCCCACGCTCGCTTTGAACGAAAAGGCGGCCATCTTGCGAGACAAGGGGGAGCCCGTCATCCATTTGGGTGGCGGAGAGCCGAAGAGCAGAGCCCCGATTGATGCCATCGTCGCGGCGGCTGCCCACCTGAACACCGGTGAGGTCCGGTACGCGCCCGCCGATGGCATCCCAGCCCTCAAGAAGGCCATCATTCGCTACACCGAGGAGCACTACGGCCGGCTGGTTGCCCCGGAGAACGTGATCGCCTCCGGCGGCGCCAAACAGGCCATCATGGTCGCCTTACAGGCCATCCTTAACCCCCAAGAAGAGGTCATCTTTCCAGCCCCTTATTGGGTGAGCTACCCGGACATGGTCCGCCTGTGTCAGGGGATACCGGTGCCCGTTTTGCCGGAAGACGGCACCTTCTATCCTCGTCTGCAGGACATTGAACAGCGCGTTGGGCCCTACACCAAGGCGGTGATCATCAACAGCCCCAACAATCCCACTGGCGCCATGTACTCAGAGGAGTTCATCGCCGATATTGTGGACTTTTGTGAACGGCGCAACCTCTACCTGATTATGGACGACATCTACCACCGCCTCATTTTCGATGGTCGCAAGCCGATCAGCTGCTACAAGTACGCCAAGGATCTCTCAGAGAATTCCAAACTCATCGTGATTAACGGCGTGTCCAAGCAGTACGCCATGACCGGATTCCGCATTGGTTGGGCAGTTGCCAACAAGAAGCTCATCGAGGCGATGACCAATATTCAAGGCCACCAGACCTCTGGCCCCTCGGTGCTCCTGCAAGTCGCGGCAGTGGGGGCGCTGAACGGCCTGCAGTCCTGCGTCGAGAATCTGCGCGTCACTTTGGAAAACAATCGCAACGTCATGATCGACCGCCTGCGCTCGTTCCAGGGTGTGAAGGTCACCAAACCGGACGGCACTTTCTACTGCTTTGCCGACTTTAGCGCCTACAGCAAGGATTCGACCAAGCTCTCCAATTTCCTCATCGACAAGGTGCTTGTGCTCACCGTCCCAGGGGTGGAGTTTGGGCTTGAGGGGTATTTGCGCCTCAGCTTCTGTGGTTCCATCAAGGATATCACCGAAGGAATCGAGCGCATGAAATGGGCGCTGGACCTCAATTCGCCCAATGAGCTGTACATCGGCGACCGCAAATTGGTGAGGGATTGGGCATGA